Proteins from a single region of Pseudodesulfovibrio portus:
- a CDS encoding cold shock domain-containing protein gives MRLEGEVSWFNEQKGFGFITDADGRDVFVHYTEIIRDGFQTLEAGEQVTFGLVDEETGPKATEVRLKDAGASASLL, from the coding sequence GTGCGTTTGGAAGGCGAAGTGAGTTGGTTCAACGAGCAGAAGGGTTTCGGTTTCATCACCGATGCGGACGGCAGGGACGTGTTCGTCCACTATACCGAGATCATCCGTGACGGATTCCAGACCCTGGAGGCGGGCGAGCAGGTCACCTTCGGCCTGGTCGATGAAGAGACCGGCCCAAAGGCCACTGAAGTCCGTCTCAAGGATGCGGGGGCGAGCGCCTCGCTCCTCTAG
- a CDS encoding RNA recognition motif domain-containing protein, which yields MSKNIYVGNLPWSATEDEVRAAFEAHGPVSSVKLIEDRETGRPRGFGFVEMDDDSAALDAIEALDGKDFGGRNIKVNEAKPRAERPRW from the coding sequence ATGTCCAAGAACATCTATGTCGGCAATCTGCCCTGGTCCGCAACCGAAGATGAAGTCCGCGCCGCCTTCGAGGCTCACGGCCCGGTTTCTTCCGTTAAACTGATCGAAGATCGCGAGACCGGCCGCCCGCGCGGTTTCGGCTTTGTCGAGATGGACGATGATTCCGCTGCCCTGGACGCCATCGAGGCCCTGGACGGCAAGGATTTCGGCGGTCGCAACATCAAGGTCAACGAGGCCAAGCCCCGCGCCGAGCGTCCTCGCTGGTAA